The following are encoded together in the Tatumella ptyseos genome:
- the amiA gene encoding N-acetylmuramoyl-L-alanine amidase AmiA: MKKLASLKQLVNRRQLLFSGLALAVLSPRAVLAEESRIPVSRQRHSAAKKSQSGKFIVMLDPGHGGIDSGAVGEEGSMEKHVVLEIANTVRQLLSNHPHIEARLTRDSDHFIPLYQRVEIASQHGASLFMSIHADGYTDPSARGASVFALSNRGASSAMARYLSDRENNADAVGGLKVQQKDQYLQQILFDLVQTDTIKNSLTLGKHVLDTIRPVHHLHSQHTEQAAFAVLKSPSIPSVLVETSFITNPSEERLLGTTAFRKKIAGAISDGIVNFYNEQQRRNRRVS; this comes from the coding sequence ATGAAAAAATTGGCCTCACTGAAACAATTAGTCAATCGCCGCCAATTACTCTTTTCCGGTCTCGCGTTGGCTGTGCTTTCGCCACGCGCCGTACTGGCCGAAGAGTCGCGGATCCCGGTATCTCGTCAACGCCATTCGGCAGCAAAAAAGAGTCAATCGGGGAAATTTATTGTCATGCTAGACCCCGGTCATGGCGGCATCGATTCTGGCGCGGTCGGTGAAGAAGGCTCGATGGAAAAGCATGTTGTTCTAGAGATTGCCAATACAGTACGCCAATTATTGAGTAATCACCCACATATCGAAGCGCGGTTAACGCGTGACAGTGATCATTTCATCCCCCTTTATCAACGGGTCGAAATTGCGTCGCAGCATGGGGCATCACTCTTTATGTCAATCCATGCTGACGGCTATACTGACCCCTCTGCTCGTGGCGCCTCGGTTTTCGCCCTCTCCAACCGCGGGGCTAGTAGTGCGATGGCACGTTATCTGTCTGATCGTGAAAATAATGCCGATGCGGTTGGCGGTCTTAAAGTGCAACAAAAAGACCAATACTTGCAGCAAATCTTATTCGACCTAGTTCAGACCGACACCATTAAAAACAGTCTAACGCTTGGCAAGCACGTTCTCGATACGATTCGTCCCGTGCACCATTTGCACAGTCAACATACCGAACAAGCTGCATTTGCCGTATTAAAGTCCCCTTCTATCCCCTCTGTGTTAGTAGAAACTTCGTTCATTACTAACCCAAGTGAAGAGAGGCTACTTGGCACCACAGCATTTCGTAAAAAAATTGCTGGCGCTATTTCTGATGGTATCGTCAACTTTTATAATGAACAGCAACGCCGTAATCGCCGAGTCAGTTGA
- the hemF gene encoding oxygen-dependent coproporphyrinogen oxidase, whose translation MSTQTIEQVKQFLLSLQDTICQQLAELDGHASFLEDDWVREAGGGGRTRVLTQGKLFEQAGVNFSHVYGDQMPASATAHRPELAGRSFQAMGVSLVIHPNNPYVPTSHANVRFFIAEKPDAEPVWWFGGGFDLTPFYGFEEDAQHWHQTAADLCRPFGDDVYPHYKKWCDEYFFLRHRNEQRGIGGLFFDDLNTPNFEHCFAFMQAVGLGFLDAYLPIVKRRHATPYGDRERQFQLYRRGRYVEFNLLWDRGTLFGIQSGGRTESILMSMPPLVRFEYDYQTEADSPEARLTEDFLIVRDWL comes from the coding sequence ATGAGTACGCAAACAATCGAGCAAGTAAAACAATTCCTCCTGTCGTTACAGGATACTATTTGTCAACAATTAGCCGAACTTGATGGCCACGCTTCGTTTCTCGAAGATGACTGGGTTCGAGAAGCAGGTGGTGGCGGGCGGACTCGCGTTCTCACTCAAGGTAAACTGTTCGAGCAAGCGGGCGTAAACTTCTCCCATGTTTATGGCGACCAAATGCCTGCTTCAGCCACCGCCCATCGCCCGGAGTTAGCCGGACGAAGCTTTCAAGCGATGGGAGTCTCGTTAGTCATCCATCCTAATAATCCCTACGTCCCGACCAGCCACGCCAATGTCCGTTTTTTTATTGCTGAAAAACCCGATGCAGAGCCAGTCTGGTGGTTTGGCGGTGGCTTTGATTTAACACCCTTTTACGGTTTTGAAGAAGATGCCCAACATTGGCATCAAACCGCTGCTGACCTATGCCGCCCATTTGGTGATGACGTCTACCCACACTATAAAAAATGGTGTGACGAATATTTCTTCTTACGTCATCGTAATGAGCAACGCGGTATTGGTGGACTCTTTTTTGATGACCTGAATACCCCGAACTTCGAACACTGCTTCGCCTTTATGCAGGCCGTTGGCTTAGGGTTTTTAGACGCTTACCTTCCGATTGTTAAGCGACGCCATGCAACGCCTTACGGCGATCGCGAAAGACAATTCCAACTTTACCGGCGTGGGCGTTATGTTGAATTCAATCTATTATGGGATCGCGGCACACTCTTTGGGATCCAAAGTGGGGGTCGGACTGAATCTATCTTGATGTCGATGCCTCCGCTTGTTCGCTTTGAATATGATTATCAAACAGAGGCAGATTCTCCAGAGGCAAGACTGACCGAAGATTTTTTGATCGTGCGAGACTGGCTATAA
- the ampH gene encoding D-alanyl-D-alanine-carboxypeptidase/endopeptidase AmpH, which produces MKKLTLSLVATLIISATSPSFATPRVAPQVSADIVQRYAQQIYQQTAAASMTMVVIDGNQHYFTSAGETRRGSGVRPTKESVFRLASISKLFTSETLVKLDQQGVVKLSDPLSKYTPKGMTVPAFRGYTIKLQNLATHTAGLPREMPGGRANRPVFIWPEKSSRWQWLQHAKLKSIPGTVAAYSNLGFDYLADALSQASGKPYPQLVQSLITRPLGMKDTTFTPSPDQCRRLIIPRDHASPCNNTLAAIGSGGLYSTADDMERWMQQFLSSSIRPRSPLASTLQRVVYPRSQLVRMNGMDVAGPASGLGLGWVHMDAMGSQPALVEKTGGGGGFMTYIVMDPRSNVGVFIAVARAPGSHFTPMSQGANQLVTALVNNR; this is translated from the coding sequence TTGAAAAAACTAACATTATCCCTTGTTGCAACGCTCATTATCTCTGCAACCAGTCCCAGCTTTGCTACCCCGAGAGTTGCTCCGCAAGTTAGCGCCGATATCGTGCAACGCTATGCACAACAAATTTACCAACAGACCGCCGCGGCCAGTATGACGATGGTAGTGATTGATGGTAACCAACACTACTTCACCAGCGCGGGTGAGACCCGTCGAGGAAGCGGTGTTCGCCCAACGAAAGAGAGTGTTTTCCGTCTTGCATCCATCAGTAAGCTGTTCACCAGCGAAACTCTGGTTAAACTGGACCAACAAGGTGTCGTCAAGCTTTCCGATCCGTTGAGCAAATACACACCTAAAGGGATGACCGTCCCGGCTTTTCGCGGTTACACTATTAAGTTACAAAATCTTGCGACGCATACCGCAGGACTTCCCCGCGAGATGCCGGGTGGACGCGCAAACCGCCCCGTTTTTATCTGGCCGGAAAAATCCTCACGCTGGCAGTGGCTGCAGCATGCCAAGCTAAAATCAATTCCCGGTACCGTTGCCGCTTACTCGAATTTAGGCTTTGATTACCTCGCTGATGCGCTCTCTCAAGCCAGCGGAAAGCCCTATCCTCAGTTAGTGCAATCGTTAATTACCCGTCCGTTAGGAATGAAAGATACGACCTTCACACCTTCCCCCGATCAGTGTCGTCGATTAATCATTCCACGCGATCATGCTAGCCCTTGTAATAACACCCTCGCGGCGATTGGCAGTGGTGGACTGTACTCGACAGCTGACGATATGGAACGCTGGATGCAGCAGTTCCTATCCAGTTCAATTCGACCTCGCTCTCCCCTCGCCAGCACTTTACAGCGAGTAGTCTATCCGCGTAGTCAGTTAGTACGGATGAACGGTATGGATGTTGCGGGCCCTGCTAGCGGTTTAGGATTAGGGTGGGTCCATATGGATGCGATGGGAAGCCAACCAGCGCTGGTCGAAAAAACCGGTGGTGGCGGCGGTTTTATGACCTATATTGTGATGGATCCGCGTAGTAACGTCGGTGTCTTTATTGCTGTTGCCCGTGCACCAGGCAGCCATTTTACCCCAATGAGCCAAGGGGCTAACCAACTGGTGACGGCTTTAGTCAATAACCGTTAA